One window of Phycisphaeraceae bacterium genomic DNA carries:
- a CDS encoding DUF433 domain-containing protein: MDEIISNPNILGGTPCFAGTRVPVDAFFDHLRRGYTIDYFIAQFPTVTRAQAEAVLDNARRHIPLDARRVAG; the protein is encoded by the coding sequence GTGGACGAGATCATCTCCAACCCCAACATACTCGGTGGCACGCCGTGCTTTGCGGGCACACGCGTCCCCGTTGACGCCTTCTTCGACCACCTCCGCCGCGGCTACACCATCGACTACTTCATCGCTCAGTTCCCCACCGTCACCCGCGCCCAGGCAGAGGCCGTCCTCGACAATGCCCGTCGTCACATCCCCCTCGATGCGCGACGGGTCGCGGGATGA
- a CDS encoding DUF5615 family PIN-like protein, with amino-acid sequence MKLLLDENLPHDLRHFMAGHECFTVAFMGWRGVENGHLLAKAAENGFDVVLTKDTGVAYQQNIKDLPVALLIIKAKSNALDDIRPLVPAILDALASLSPNTLTTVGT; translated from the coding sequence ATGAAACTCCTGCTCGATGAGAACCTGCCACACGATCTCCGCCACTTCATGGCAGGGCACGAGTGCTTCACCGTCGCCTTCATGGGGTGGCGCGGCGTTGAGAATGGTCACCTGCTCGCGAAGGCCGCTGAGAACGGCTTCGATGTCGTCCTGACCAAAGACACAGGCGTCGCATATCAGCAGAACATCAAAGATCTCCCGGTTGCGCTCCTGATTATCAAGGCCAAGAGCAACGCACTCGACGACATCCGGCCACTCGTGCCCGCGATCCTCGACGCGCTCGCTTCGCTCTCACCCAACACGCTCACCACCGTCGGCACCTGA